The segment ATGAAATTAAAGTTTATGGCGGAAACTATGAATTTTATAAAGAGCAAAAAGAAATTGAACAAAACGCCTTAAGTCAAGATATTCAGAGCAAAGAAAAAGCACTTAGAAAGGCGAAAGAAAAGGAGCGAAAAACAATTGAACGACAACAAAAATTAGATGTTCGAGCAAAAAAGAATTTAGGAAAAGCTGGACTTCCCAAGATAGTATCAGATGCTTGGAAGAATAATGCTGAAAGAAGCTCAGCAAAAATTGCCGGAGTTCATTCAGATAAAATTAATGGTATAAAAGAAGAACTTCAAGATTTGAGGCTTTCCGTTTCTGATATAGAACAAATGAAATTTGAATTTGATTCTTCCAATCTTCATAAAGGTAAAAATCTGTTTATAGCAGAAAATATCAATTTCGCATATAGAACAGGGGGTTTATTATGGGAGAAACCTCTAAACATTCAAATTGTCAGCGGTGAACGAATTGCTATCAACGGAAAAAATGGATCAGGAAAAACCACACTTATCCAAATAATACTCGGAAAACTTAAACCAACGGAAGGAAAAATATTTATTGCTGAAAGTCATTCTGTTTATATTGACCAAGATTATTCTTTAATCAATAATCATTTACAGATTTATGAACAAGCTCAAGAATTTAATCAAACCGGCCTTCAGGAACACGAAGTAAAAATCAGATTAGACCGTTTTTTATTTTCAAAAGATGATTGGGATAAGCCTTGTCATATATTGAGTGGCGGAGAAAGAATGCGGTTAATGTTGTGTTGTTTAAACATTGCTAATCAATCTCCCGACATTATTATCTTAGATGAACCTACCAATAATTTAGACCTTCAAAACATCGAAATTTTAACCAATGCAATCAATGAATATGAAGGAACTTTAATTGTAATTTCCCACGATAAAACGTTCTTACAAGAAATAAATATTGAACGAACTATTGAATTAATGAAGTAAAGCCGATAACATCGGTTTTGCAAGAGAGCGGGTTATTGTTTCCGTTCAAAGATTTTCGTTATATTTAAAGTTCCGTCTTCGCTTGGAAGTCTTATGCTAAAATCCGCTCCCTCGCAAAGCCGCGGCCCGTTAGCGGTCAGCATACAACGACCCTGCATCAAAACAAAATACTTAACGACACAGACATTATGAAAGCAAGATTAATTACATTGATTTTTGTACTATTTGCAACGACTTCATTTGCTCAAAGTACATCGGAAGCTCCTCGCCAAAATATTTCTACAGATAGTACTGTTGTGTACCGGCTCTTTGCTACAAGAAACACCTATAATTTTATCAAATTAAACACAAGAAATGGACAAATGTCACAAATTCAATGGGGTACAGAAAGCAAATATCGGTTTGAAACTACACTGTCAGACATTTCACTGGTAACTAAAGAAGAAGAAAAGAATGGCAGATTTTTTCTTTATCCAACAACAAACGCATATAACTTCATTCTACTCGACCAAATAGATGGCAGAGCGTGGCAGGTACAATGGTCAATAGACGAAAAAGACAGAATGGTTCTTCGTATATATTAAATTTCCAATTGGCAAATTTGCCAATTGGAAATTTAATTTTATCTTTGCTACATAACTTCTAAAAGTGGCGGCAACACCATAAATACGGCAACAAGAATTATGATACAAGCAAGATTTGTAGATGACTTTATTATTGAGGTCATTGCACAAGATGGAGAAAAATTCACTTGGAACACTTATTTTCCAACTCCAAAAACAGACCAACAACACTACGCTGAAAGATTAGCATATTATTTTCAAAAATATTATGAAGATAATATGGGATACAGTACAGGTATGAGTATGCAATATTGGGTTTGGATACAAATGAATTATTACGAAGGACTCGGAATTAATGGCGGAAAAGGTGACAGAGATGATGAGAGAATTTTACTTCATCAAGAAAGAGTAAAAATAGGAGCAAAAATCCGTGAATTGCGGAAAGAAAAAAATATTGAAGCAAAAGCGCTTGCTCAAATTGCGAATATAGATGCAGCTAATCTTAGTCGTATTGAACAAGGACGTTATTCTGTTGGTATAGATATACTTTCTAAAATCGCTTTAGCGCTTGGAGCTAAAATTGAGTTAGTTGATTTCGTTGAATCTAAAAAATCATAAAACTATGGTCAATGTAAATCACTTTGAAAAAGAATGCGACTGCATATATAAAGGCGAGCAATACTCCGTTCGTGATAATGGTGCTGTATTACGACACACTCCTACAAACAAACGAACACGACCCACAGACAACAATTGGACTTTTGGCAAACTAAACAGCAAGACAGGTTATTTAGAAGTTGCTTCGGTTCGTATTCATAGAATAGTTGCAACTGCATTTCACGGAGAACCACCAACAAATGAACACGTTGTTGACCACATAGACACGAACAAACAAAATAATCGTCCTGACAATTTACGTTGGCTAACAAGATTAGAAAACGTTTTACTTAATCCTATTACCGCAAGACGTATTGAAATTATTTGTGGAAGCGTTGAAGCATTTCTTGCCAACCCTTCGCAATTCCGAGAAAAATTCCAAAATCCCGATTATAAATGGATGACAACAGTAAGTGCCGAAGAAGCACAGACAAGTAAAGAAAGATTATTGACTTGGGCAAAAAGTGACAAACCATTACAAGGTGGTTCTTTGGGAGAATGGATTTATAATCGAAGTGTTCCAAGTCAAATTACTGACATTGTTGAAGAAGAATTAGTGTTTATAAATTCTCTAACTCCAAATGCTATTCAAAAAGTCCGAAATTGGAAAACTCCAAGTGAATTTCCTTGTTGTCCACAAGACAACTATCCTAATCCAATAGCCGACTATACAGCAAATTTAGAAGTAGGTAATGTGTTTTCTCGAAATCAATATACGAGTTCAATTATTGAACGTTTTGCAATTTCCAATGATGAAAACACATTGTGGATTATGTGCAAAAGTGGTGATGAGAACCCAATAAAACCTTATTCTTTAGCAGAAGTAACCTATCAAAATAATGCTTTTGTACATAATAGTCTTGGGACTTTTTTCGAGAAAGACGGAGCAGACAAACAG is part of the Bacteroides coprosuis DSM 18011 genome and harbors:
- a CDS encoding HNH endonuclease (InterPro IPR003615:IPR002711~KEGG: bvu:BVU_3427 hypothetical protein~PFAM: HNH endonuclease~SMART: HNH nuclease~SPTR: Putative uncharacterized protein;~IMG reference gene:2504107872~PFAM: HNH endonuclease); the protein is MVNVNHFEKECDCIYKGEQYSVRDNGAVLRHTPTNKRTRPTDNNWTFGKLNSKTGYLEVASVRIHRIVATAFHGEPPTNEHVVDHIDTNKQNNRPDNLRWLTRLENVLLNPITARRIEIICGSVEAFLANPSQFREKFQNPDYKWMTTVSAEEAQTSKERLLTWAKSDKPLQGGSLGEWIYNRSVPSQITDIVEEELVFINSLTPNAIQKVRNWKTPSEFPCCPQDNYPNPIADYTANLEVGNVFSRNQYTSSIIERFAISNDENTLWIMCKSGDENPIKPYSLAEVTYQNNAFVHNSLGTFFEKDGADKQFTLAQGFEWTGVDTIDDYC
- a CDS encoding helix-turn-helix domain protein (InterPro IPR001387~KEGG: bvu:BVU_3426 hypothetical protein~PFAM: Helix-turn-helix type 3~SMART: Helix-turn-helix type 3~SPTR: Putative uncharacterized protein;~IMG reference gene:2504107871~PFAM: Helix-turn-helix), which produces MIQARFVDDFIIEVIAQDGEKFTWNTYFPTPKTDQQHYAERLAYYFQKYYEDNMGYSTGMSMQYWVWIQMNYYEGLGINGGKGDRDDERILLHQERVKIGAKIRELRKEKNIEAKALAQIANIDAANLSRIEQGRYSVGIDILSKIALALGAKIELVDFVESKKS
- a CDS encoding ABC transporter related protein (COGs: COG0488 ATPase components of ABC transporter with duplicated ATPase domains~InterPro IPR003593:IPR003439~KEGG: lby:Lbys_0808 ABC transporter related protein~PFAM: ABC transporter-like~SMART: ATPase, AAA+ type, core~SPTR: ABC transporter related;~IMG reference gene:2504107869~PFAM: ABC transporter), translating into MLTIQNLSYSHPNKNTLFTNLSMTVNHSDKIALIGNNGVGKSTLLKLIAKELEPDDGQISSETKPYYIPQIFGQFNDLTIAQALQVETKLNALHEILNGSVDEKNYSLLNDDWTIEEKCQEALSYWDISDLSLSQKLSELSGGQKTKVFLAGIFIHQPSFVLLDEPSNHLDKSSRDLLYDFIQTSRATFIIVSHDRELLQLLNPICELNRNEIKVYGGNYEFYKEQKEIEQNALSQDIQSKEKALRKAKEKERKTIERQQKLDVRAKKNLGKAGLPKIVSDAWKNNAERSSAKIAGVHSDKINGIKEELQDLRLSVSDIEQMKFEFDSSNLHKGKNLFIAENINFAYRTGGLLWEKPLNIQIVSGERIAINGKNGSGKTTLIQIILGKLKPTEGKIFIAESHSVYIDQDYSLINNHLQIYEQAQEFNQTGLQEHEVKIRLDRFLFSKDDWDKPCHILSGGERMRLMLCCLNIANQSPDIIILDEPTNNLDLQNIEILTNAINEYEGTLIVISHDKTFLQEINIERTIELMK
- a CDS encoding hypothetical protein (KEGG: bth:BT_2998 hypothetical protein~SPTR: Putative uncharacterized protein;~IMG reference gene:2504107870); translated protein: MKARLITLIFVLFATTSFAQSTSEAPRQNISTDSTVVYRLFATRNTYNFIKLNTRNGQMSQIQWGTESKYRFETTLSDISLVTKEEEKNGRFFLYPTTNAYNFILLDQIDGRAWQVQWSIDEKDRMVLRIY